The following proteins are co-located in the Solanum pennellii chromosome 8, SPENNV200 genome:
- the LOC107028422 gene encoding zinc finger CCCH domain-containing protein 13 isoform X2 codes for MPRSSKHKSHKQSKYSPKEGRDYSYSDSDSEVKTKEKEKERSSKEDSLARVSKDSIHSGSGEKRKHSSQSKEGKDGKDLSGYGNGDASEEYVSSKRRKEKVEAGGSGGADRWNGAADNALKGESLKIDADKGSKGKETKSSSDSKSKSSKKEGNVASLVEKEESKSGRVESKRKSEKDSGRKEGKDSKEVKEKERGSDREKKGHESKRDDADNVKKQGSQSGDVTEEKQNKKGRETAEWSIQNEVPNVDLDKDAEKRARKRREIPGDRDKYDDDINEGDERRLSSRSERTKGEKQRHEKHKEYKEDADKDDRHKDDRYREDVDKDRKRRDDKYREDSDRDNRRRDDKYLEDVDRDSRRRDDKYRDDGDRDNRRKDGRYREDDERDSRRRDDKYREDGDNDNRHGDDKYREYGEKDGHHDEDRYHEEGEREDRQRDIKYREDSERDKRRKDEKHRDDFERHGRCKDGSEADESDKKRRLNDAKYGDERAPRDHSGDRTDAKRSRDEGHASDLHLRRSGMHEGNPGYDRARYKDEPGRRRALDKEDLGDIRSRSSKDQRSDAEKRSISSARVESVTDRGRSTSRNADAELTPQKSRWKSSPSAGPHTTRDNYRLSKQEESKYRDYPYEERIRHGGASRDYAGSGASIERISSSRSTEKMIQKEDIFLGDHSAERRLKSDVRSSPMHLVDRSPTSASNERRHLNRSDVRRSLDVEDSTQRSGGGSREVKEGRGNRDFAGDAFAGDELSQMDGDNASDSSPFIRGSHLSGSSKSALPPPPPFRSGVDSPSMFGSLDDDSRGKSTNRHRRINDPTIGRMQGNAWKGVPNWPSPLANGFMPFQHGPPPVGFHPAMQQFPGPPMFGVRPSMDLSHPGVPYHMPDADRFSGHGRPMGWRTPLDDSCGPPLHGWDANNFGEEAHLYGRPDWDQNRTLSNNSRSWETIGDVWKGPIRGTSVEVPSGSQKEVCSIQGPDNSFASQLAQQALGEQKQTDQDAESNDISFQSSSVPGRNTLEDLKINHEEQPIDVKSSGKGEASLNNVYLKKLDISADLTDPELFDQCTSLMDVEQILTSDNSKILFLEGAVESNVVLPSKFSTVPLIATVADSVFQKAISLYKKRRGNIEFTNGGHFTFSGQLGVSSLAPKLENSSSVHGKLECSGLVDDALVEEGDEGTDLLVSSISSEEVVLSQTTLQELCEPMGLNPGEKLYLATSIGEEAIPTEKSDLPSSLDEGAVPTEKSDCPTTMDEGAIPIEKPDLPTSMDEGAVLSEKSDLPTSMDEGAGPSEKSDLPTSMDEGAGMEADTVVDVAQEIKVLEAAEEVGQTDALASLVCKDLMGADDDVKEETFVDAKCDALPHTDVSTEVFEAVVPESIESNLSRIQHSSESTH; via the exons ATGCCTCGGAGTTCAAAGCATAAATCGCATAAGCAGAGCAAGTATAGTCCGAAGGAGGGTAGGGATTATTCGTACTCGGATTCGGATTCCGAAGTGAAAACcaaggagaaggagaaagagagGAGTAGTAAGGAGGATAGTCTGGCTAGGGTTTCTAAGGATTCAATCCATTCGGGTTCTGGTGAGAAGAGAAAACATTCTTCCCAATCTAAGGAAGGCAAGGATGGTAAAGATCTAAGTGGGTATGGAAATGGTGATGCTTCGGAGGAGTATGTTTCTTCTAAGCGTCGGAAAGAGAAGGTAGAGGCAGGTGGTAGTGGTGGTGCTGATAGATGGAATGGTGCTGCTGATAATGCATTGAAGGGAGAAAGTTTGAAAATTGATGCAGACAAGGGTTCTAAGGGGAAGGAAACAAAGAGCTCAAGTGATTCCAAGAGTAAAAGCAGTAAGAAAGAAGGTAATGTTGCCTCATTGGTGGAAAAAGAAGAGAGTAAGAGTGGAAGAGTGGAGTCAAAGAGGAAATCTGAGAAGGATTCTGGTCGAAAAGAAGGCAAGGATTCCAAGGAGGTGAAGGAAAAGGAGAGAGGGTCAGACAGGGAAAAGAAGGGTCACGAGAGTAAGCGTGATGATGCTGACAATGTGAAGAAACAAGGGTCTCAATCTGGTGATGTTACTGAAGAAAAGCAGAACAAAAAAGGTAGAGAAACTGCTG AGTGGTCTATCCAAAATGAGGTACCAAACGTTGACTTGGACAAAGATGCTGAGAAAAGGGCCCGGAAGCGAAGAGAAATTCCTGGAGATCGGGATAAATATGACGATGACATAAATGAGGGCGATGAAAGACGGTTATCTTCGAGGTCTGAACGTACTAAAGGTGAAAAACAGCGACATGAGAAACATAAAGAGTACAAGGAAGATGCCGATAAAGATGACAGGCACAAGGATGATAGGTATCGCGAGGACGTTGATAAGGACAGAAAACGGCGTGATGATAAATATCGAGAAGATAGTGATAGAGATAATAGACGTAGAGATGACAAGTACCTGGAAGATGTTGACAGAGATAGCAGACGCCGGGATGACAAATATCGTGATGATGGTGACAGGGATAATAGGCGCAAGGATGGTAGATATCGAGAAGATGATGAAAGAGACAGTCGTCGTAGGGATGACAAATATCGTGAAGATGGTGACAATGATAACAGGcatggggatgataagtatcgAGAGTATGGGGAGAAAGATGGTCATCATGATGAAGATAGATATCATGAAGAGGGTGAAAGAGAAGATAGGCAGAGAGACATCAAGTATAGAGAAGACAGTGAAAGAGATAAAAGGCGCAAGGATGAGAAGCATCGGGACGATTTTGAAAGACATGGCAGATGCAAGGATGGTAGTGAAGCAgatgaaagtgataaaaagaGGAGACTCAATGATGCCAAGTATGGGGATGAACGTGCTCCGAGAGACCATTCAGGTGACCGGACTGATGCGAAGCGTTCCAGGGATGAGGGTCATGCTTCTGATTTGCATTTGAGGAGGTCAGGTATGCATGAAGGTAACCCTGGTTATGATCGTGCAAGGTATAAAGATGAGCCAGGAAGAAGGAGAGCGCTTGATAAAGAGGATCTTGGAGATATTAGATCTCGGAGCAGTAAAGATCAGCGATCTGATGCAGAGAAGAGATCCATAAGCAGTGCTAGAGTAGAGTCTGTCACTGATCGTGGAAGGTCTACCTCAAGGAATGCTGATGCAGAACTTACTCCACAAAAAAGCAGGTGGAAGTCTTCACCTAGTGCTGGACCTCATACTACAAGAGATAATTACAG GCTGTCAAAACAAGAAGAGTCCAAATACAGGGATTACCCGTATGAAGAAAGGATTCGACATGGTGGAGCATCTCGAGATTATGCTGGTTCTGGTGCATCAATTGAGAGAATTTCTTCATCCCGTTCAACAGAGAAAATGATTCAGAAGGAGGACATCTTTCTCGGAGATCACTCAGCTGAACGACGGCTTAAATCAGATGTTCGCAGTTCTCCCATGCATTTGGTGGATAGATCTCCTACTTCAGCGAGCAATGAGCGAAGACACTTGAATAGATCTGATGTTCGCCGGAGTCTTGATGTTGAGGATTCAACACAGAGAAGTGGTGGTGGTTCCAGGGAAGTAAAGGAAGGCAGAGGAAATCGTGACTTTGCTGGCGATGCATTTGCAGGTGATGAACTATCTCAAATGGATGGAGATAATGCCTCAGATTCTTCTCCTTTTATCAGAGGGAGTCATTTGTCAGGCAGTTCAAAGTCTGCTTTACCTCCCCCTCCTCCATTTAGGTCTGGGGTTGACAGCCCATCAATGTTTGGCTCTTTGGACGACGACAGTAGAGGGAAGTCTACCAACCGTCACAGAAGAATTAATGATCCGACTATAGGAAGAATGCAAGGAAATGCTTGGAAGGGGGTTCCAAATTGGCCGTCACCTCTGGCAAATGGTTTCATGCCTTTCCAGCATGGTCCACCTCCTGTTGGTTTTCATCCCGCAATGCAGCAGTTTCCTGGACCACCAATGTTCGGTGTTAGGCCTTCAATGGACTTGAGTCACCCTGGGGTTCCTTACCATATGCCAGATGCAGACCGCTTTTCTGGCCATGGGCGCCCAATGGGTTGGCGAACTCCACTAGATGATTCATGTGGTCCTCCATTGCATGGATGGGATGCTAACAATTTTGGTGAAGAAGCTCACCTTTATGGAAGGCCAGACTGGGACCAGAATAGGACATTGTCCAACAATAGTCGGAGTTGGGAGACAATTGGTGATGTATGGAAAGGGCCAATAAGGGGCACCAGTGTGGAGGTGCCATCTGGTTCACAGAAGGAGGTCTGTTCAATTCAGGGCcctgataattcttttgcttctCAGTTGGCTCAGCAAGCTCTGGGTGAACAAAAGCAGACAGATCAAGATGCTGAAAGCAATGATATCAGTTTTCAGTCCAGCAGTGTCCCTGGAAGGAACACTCTAGAagatttgaaaattaatcatgAAGAGCAACCAATTGACGTGAAGTCATCGGGGAAAGGAGAAGCTAGTCTTAACAATGTTTACCTCAAAAAGCTTGATATCTCAGCAGATCTGACAGATCCCGAGTTGTTTGATCAATGTACTAGTTTAATGGATGTTGAGCAGATCTTGACATCTGATAACTCAAAGATCTTATTCTTGGAG GGTGCTGTAGAATCTAATGTAGTGCTGCCCAGCAAATTTTCAACTGTTCCACTCATTGCTACTGTGGCTGATTCTGTTTTTCAG AAAGCCATTTCCCTTTACAAGAAGAGGAGGGGGAATATTGAATTCACAAATGGTGGACATTTTACTTTTTCTGGTCAGCTAGGTGTGTCCTCTCTTGCGCCTAAATTAGAGAATTCAAGTTCAGTTCACGGTAAACTTGAATGCTCCGGTCTGGTGGATGATGCGCTAGTAGAGGAGGGTGATGAGGGGACTGATCTCCTTGTTAGTTCTATTAGTTCTGAGGAGGTTGTACTTTCACAAACCACACTTCAGGAGCTGTGTGAGCCAATGGGTTTGAACCCAGGCGAGAAATTATATCTCGCTACTTCCATAGGTGAAGAAGCTATCCCGACCGAGAAATCAGATCTCCCTTCTAGCTTGGATGAAGGAGCTGTTCCGACTGAGAAATCAGATTGTCCTACTACCATGGATGAAGGAGCTATCCCAATCGAGAAACCAGATCTCCCTACTAGCATGGATGAAGGAGCTGTTCTGAGTGAGAAATCAGATCTCCCTACTAGCATGGATGAAGGGGCTGGGCCGAGCGAGAAATCAGATCTCCCTACTAGCATGGATGAAGGAGCTGGCATGGAAGCTGATACAGTTGTCGATGTGGCTCAGGAAATTAAAGTTTTAGAAGCTGCGGAAGAGGTGGGCCAAACTGATGCCCTTGCTTCTCTGGTGTGTAAAGATTTGATGGGGGCTGATGATGACGTCAAAGAAGAGACGTTTGTTGATGCTAAATGTGATGCTCTTCCACACACTGATGTGTCTACTGAGGTATTTGAGGCAGTGGTGCCAGAGTCAATTGAGTCTAATTTGAGTCGGATACAGCATTCTTCTGAAAGTACACATTAA